The Candidatus Accumulibacter similis genome has a segment encoding these proteins:
- the moaC gene encoding cyclic pyranopterin monophosphate synthase MoaC: MSTSPLSHFDRHGQAQMVDVTTKAETHRHATASGAISMRPETLALVVAGSASKGDVLAVARIAAIQGAKRTSDLIPLCHPIALTRITVEFEIDCAASSIACKARVESFGRTGVEMEALSAVSIGLLTIYDMCKAADRGMRLEGVRLLEKDGGRSGHWQGD; encoded by the coding sequence ATGTCTACGAGCCCCTTGTCCCATTTTGATCGACACGGCCAGGCGCAGATGGTCGATGTCACGACCAAGGCGGAGACCCATCGGCACGCCACCGCCAGCGGCGCCATCTCGATGCGCCCGGAGACCCTGGCGCTTGTCGTCGCCGGCTCGGCGAGCAAGGGGGATGTCCTGGCGGTTGCCCGAATCGCGGCGATTCAGGGTGCCAAACGAACGTCGGACCTGATCCCGCTGTGCCACCCGATTGCCTTGACCCGAATCACCGTCGAGTTCGAGATCGATTGCGCGGCCAGCAGCATCGCGTGCAAGGCGCGTGTCGAGAGTTTCGGACGCACTGGTGTCGAGATGGAGGCTTTGTCGGCGGTGAGCATTGGCCTGCTGACGATCTACGACATGTGCAAGGCTGCCGATCGCGGCATGCGCCTGGAGGGCGTTCGCCTGCTCGAGAAAGACGGTGGCCGATCGGGGCACTGGCAGGGGGACTGA
- a CDS encoding M48 family metallopeptidase, with amino-acid sequence MATAIAASSALAMDELPDLGEAARAELSPQLERKIGERILNEIRLREPSYVDDPELSDYLNHLGGRLVAASANPTADCYFFLVRDNTVNAFAMFGGFIGVNTGTLLTAQSESELAAVLAHEVSHVLQAHLARQIMREKQSSIATMIAMAVGVLAARSNSQVATAAIASAQAGSIQAQLAYSRDFEREADRVGFQTLSQAGFDVRGMADFFGRLQQAGRVYENSAPVYMRSHPLTVERMSDMQNRAQSAPYRQVADSLDFHLVRAKLRAQTGTPQEGISEFGKQLREKKYASEVAVRYGLSYSLLRAKDIMGAQREFDALAALKPSSPLLAGLAATIRTADNDPGGAAAIYRDGLQRYPQSMALIYGYAEALLAAKRYEQARSFLESQLQFHASDYKLHGLLARTFSATGKRLLQHRAQAEFYLLQGQLGPAVEQLQFAQQAADGSFFEQSAVDARLRELRRQQAEEAKQKRTGL; translated from the coding sequence ATGGCAACCGCCATCGCGGCCTCATCGGCCTTGGCGATGGACGAACTGCCAGACTTGGGCGAGGCCGCCCGTGCCGAACTGTCGCCACAGCTCGAACGCAAGATCGGCGAGCGGATTCTGAACGAGATCCGTCTGCGCGAGCCAAGCTACGTCGACGATCCCGAGTTGTCGGATTACCTCAACCACCTCGGTGGCCGGCTGGTGGCTGCCAGTGCGAACCCGACTGCCGACTGCTACTTCTTTCTTGTCCGCGACAACACAGTCAATGCCTTTGCCATGTTCGGTGGTTTCATCGGCGTGAACACGGGGACACTGCTGACAGCTCAATCGGAGTCCGAACTGGCAGCCGTCCTGGCACACGAGGTCTCGCACGTGCTGCAGGCGCACCTGGCACGACAGATCATGCGCGAAAAGCAAAGCTCGATCGCCACCATGATCGCGATGGCCGTCGGAGTTCTCGCCGCCCGATCGAACTCGCAAGTGGCAACCGCGGCAATTGCATCGGCACAAGCCGGGTCGATTCAGGCACAACTGGCCTACAGCCGCGATTTCGAACGTGAAGCCGATCGCGTAGGTTTTCAGACTCTCAGCCAGGCCGGCTTCGATGTGCGCGGCATGGCCGATTTCTTTGGCCGCCTGCAGCAGGCGGGCCGGGTCTATGAGAACAGTGCCCCAGTCTATATGCGATCGCATCCGCTGACCGTCGAGCGGATGTCGGACATGCAGAACCGGGCCCAAAGCGCTCCCTACCGGCAGGTGGCCGACAGTCTGGACTTCCATCTCGTGCGGGCAAAGCTGCGAGCCCAGACGGGCACACCGCAGGAGGGGATCAGCGAGTTCGGCAAGCAGCTGCGGGAGAAGAAATATGCTTCCGAAGTGGCAGTCCGTTACGGGCTGAGCTACTCGCTGCTGCGGGCAAAGGACATCATGGGAGCGCAGCGGGAGTTCGATGCGCTCGCCGCCCTGAAACCCTCTTCGCCACTGCTTGCCGGACTGGCAGCGACGATCCGGACCGCCGACAACGACCCGGGCGGCGCAGCCGCGATCTACCGTGACGGCCTGCAGCGCTATCCGCAGTCCATGGCGCTGATCTACGGCTACGCCGAAGCCCTGCTCGCGGCGAAGCGCTACGAACAGGCGCGCAGCTTCCTCGAGTCGCAGTTGCAGTTCCACGCTTCGGACTACAAGCTGCACGGCCTGCTGGCCAGAACCTTCTCGGCAACCGGCAAGCGCCTGCTGCAGCACCGTGCCCAAGCCGAGTTCTACTTGCTGCAAGGACAGCTCGGGCCGGCCGTCGAGCAGTTGCAGTTTGCGCAACAGGCAGCCGACGGGAGTTTCTTCGAACAATCAGCGGTTGACGCCCGCCTGCGCGAGTTGCGTCGACAGCAGGCCGAGGAAGCGAAGCAGAAGAGGACAGGGCTTTAA
- a CDS encoding sulfurtransferase TusA family protein, protein MHFDRELDVKGLNCPLPILRTKKALSEMSAGEVLHVLATDPGAVKDFEAFARQTGNELLSRSETDKVFEFFLRRK, encoded by the coding sequence ATGCATTTCGATCGAGAGTTAGATGTCAAGGGTCTCAACTGCCCCTTGCCCATCCTGCGGACCAAGAAGGCGCTTTCCGAAATGTCGGCAGGCGAAGTCCTGCATGTACTGGCCACCGACCCCGGAGCCGTCAAGGATTTCGAGGCCTTTGCCAGGCAGACGGGCAATGAGCTGTTGTCACGTTCCGAGACAGACAAGGTCTTCGAGTTCTTTCTGCGGCGCAAGTGA